A window from Mangifera indica cultivar Alphonso chromosome 2, CATAS_Mindica_2.1, whole genome shotgun sequence encodes these proteins:
- the LOC123204337 gene encoding transcription factor bHLH149-like, giving the protein MEPSPDSDDTSAVEPYPKRHRLNYYHHHSDHHHHFQSTNRWRTHTHQQIYSSKLLQAIRHVRRSNAGRSREFREIADRILAVSAKGMTRWSRAILATPLYSRLKKRHFKVKTGCSRLKRKAKELNKRPSRNSKLPAFEKKLSVLSRLIPGCRKISCLNLLGEATDYIAALEMQVRAMTALTEILADAPPVDNRIGSDLTL; this is encoded by the coding sequence ATGGAACCCTCTCCTGATTCCGACGACACCTCCGCCGTTGAACCTTATCCTAAGAGGCACAGATTAAACTACTACCACCACCACTccgatcatcatcatcattttcaatcTACCAACCGATGGAGAACGCACACCCACCAACAGATCTACTCCTCCAAGCTTCTCCAAGCTATTCGCCACGTTCGTCGCTCTAACGCCGGACGAAGCCGAGAATTCCGCGAAATTGCTGACCGAATCTTGGCTGTCTCTGCCAAGGGGATGACGCGGTGGAGCCGTGCGATTCTGGCCACTCCGCTTTATTCGAGACTTAAAAAACGCCACTTTAAAGTCAAAACCGGTTGCAGCCGGTTGAAACGGAAGGCCAAAGAATTGAATAAGCGACCGAGCAGGAACAGCAAGTTACcagcttttgaaaaaaaattgagtgtTCTTAGCCGGTTGATTCCCGGTTGCCGTAAGATATCGTGCTTGAATCTTCTAGGAGAAGCCACTGATTACATAGCAGCACTGGAGATGCAGGTCCGAGCCATGACGGCTCTCACTGAGATTCTCGCCGACGCTCCGCCGGTCGACAATCGGATCGGGTCAGACTTGACCttgtaa
- the LOC123208751 gene encoding uncharacterized protein LOC123208751, with product MGKYEVEIQGFKLKVTHVDHAALIDNNISVFKTLLQKRRVAGIDVKFNHRCTKKAEMLILCVGNRCLVIQLCHLGSIPESLKKFMSDETICFVGTEMSSKVASIGKHNLRCKTGVELGHLAARILKKPHVSEFGIAKLGREAGLNSVSAGFRGSPPSSWSSRAFSNEQIMLAINEAYTCYVVGNKLLGMVD from the coding sequence ATGGGTAAATACGAAGTAGAAATTCAAGGGTTTAAACTTAAGGTTACTCATGTTGATCATGCTGCTCTGATCGATAACAACATATCCGTATTCAAGACCTTATTACAGAAGCGTCGAGTTGCAGGAATAGACGTGAAGTTCAATCACAGGTGCACCAAGAAAGCTGAAATGTTAATTCTATGTGTAGGGAATCGTTGCCTGGTCATTCAGCTATGCCATTTAGGCTCAATTCCTGAGAGCTTGAAGAAGTTTATGAGTGATGAGACGATTTGCTTTGTGGGAACAGAAATGAGCAGCAAAGTTGCGAGTATTGGGAAGCATAATTTACGTTGCAAAACTGGGGTTGAACTGGGGCATTTGGCTGCAAGGATTCTGAAGAAGCCGCATGTAAGTGAATTTGGAATAGCAAAGTTAGGTCGAGAAGCTGGTTTGAATTCGGTTTCTGCAGGATTTCGTGGGAGCCCTCCCAGCAGCTGGAGTAGTAGAGCTTTCTCAAATGAGCAAATTATGCTTGCCATTAATGAAGCTTATACATGTTATGTTGTTGGGAACAAGCTTTTGGGTATGGTTGATTGA